A genomic window from Salvelinus alpinus chromosome 10, SLU_Salpinus.1, whole genome shotgun sequence includes:
- the ptchd3a gene encoding patched domain-containing protein 3: protein MPVFNMAGCRTDCVEKPFSIGFQKFGRFVGKHPWWFFICPLVISTALGTGFYFLEDMEANNIEDQFTPVNGPAKLERKFVEENFPLNNSVYSNQRLYTMGEFASFIAVSRDPNIFTDGAIKEILSLDKKVREIKHSRGHEQLTYEGLCARKSNKCIPNKILDIMNHYGSNIDQTELTFPFFRFGFTTIFLGYSVGGVNVSSTVIKSAKAIRLFYSLKEGNRSTTDLWLNEFLKVFPSNQSLNFITVTHSTSLSRQVEFEANTRDVIPLFSITYVIAIVFSIVSCLRFDCVRNKVWVATFGVLSAGLAVLSAFGMMLHIGVPFVMTVANSPFLILGIGVDDMFILISCWQQTNVHARVEDRLADTYKEAAISITITTLTDVLAFYIGLMTPFRSVQSFCLYTSTAILFCFLYSITFFGAFLVLNGRRENSNKHWLTCKEVPEDCPVGRSKWYDLCCVGGAYDRHTGAEEVQPMNHFFKKHYGPFLVKPWTKVCVILLYSVYLSISIYGCFQIQEGIDLRNLAADDSYVNRYYDDEKAYFYEYGPNIMVIIRGEFAYWEEKNMLDLESCVEDFKNLSFIEKDIFTSWLKSYKYYGYHTNLNLSVENVFKTNLSSFLRSYSDFKQDVNFTNNSIRASRFFIQTVNITTAIDEMNMLNNLRDTARRCSVPLLVYHPVFIYHDQYAVIVSNTVQNISVTTAVMLLISLLLIPNPLCCLWVTFSIASVIVGVTGFMALWDVNLDTISMIILVVCIGFSVDFSAHISYAFVSNKKPTANEKAVEALFHLGYPILQGALSTILGVIVLSASKNYIFRTFFKIMFLVIFFGLFHGITFIPVFLTFFDFFSSNSGNVSPQEKRALENQAMTNCQPKNIQEKAIDHDKQIYDNHTFLPDNQQLFPTQPCPSVWTLTVNTHPTQSGQMCMASTVPMFRVDSQTYEVQMYTTSNDAVTVNCNQNLGSGEHHCVIGNNQPPVLQECNAPVINCSDSADPVP from the exons ATGCCGGTATTTAATATGGCTGGGTGTCGGACAGACTGCGTTGAGAAGCCATTCTCCATTGGATTTCAGAAATTCGGCCGTTTCGTGGGAAAGCATCCTTGGTGGTTCTTTATCTGCCCCCTGGTCATCTCTACGGCGCTCGGGACTGGGTTTTATTTTCTTGAGGACATGGAGGCAAACAACATTGAGGACCAATTTACACCAGTAAACGGACCCGCAAAACTTGAGAGGAAATTTGTAGAAGAGAACTTTCCGCTGAATAACTCGGTGTATTCAAACCAGAGACTGTACACCATGGGGGAATTTGCATCCTTCATAGCGGTCTCAAGAGATCCCAACATCTTCACCGATGGAGCCATCAAAGAAATATTAAGTTTAGACAAGAAAGTCCGGGAAATAAAACATTCGAGAGGTCATGAACAGCTTACATATGAAGGACTTTGCGCCAGAAAATCCAATAAATGTATTCCCAATAAAATATTAGATATCATGAATCATTATGGTAGCAACATTGACCAGACTGAACTCACCTTTCCATTTTTCCGTTTTGGATTCACAACAATATTTCTAGGATATTCTGTCGGTGGAGTTAATGTAAGCTCAACAGTCATAAAGAGTGCGAAAGCAATACGACTTTTTTATTCTCTGAAAGAAGGTAACCGCTCTACAACAGATCTGTGGCTAAACGAATTCCTCAAGGTTTTCCCCTCCAACCAGTCACTGAATTTCATCACG GTTACACATTCTACATCACTGTCTAGGCAGGTGGAATTCGAGGCCAACACCAGGGACGTTATCCCCTTGTTTTCCATCACATATGTTATCGCCATAGTCTTTTCCATTGTGTCTTGCTTAAG gtttGATTGTGTGAGGAACAAGGTATGGGTGGCCACCTTTGGAGTATTATCTGCAGGGCTTGCTGTGCTGTCTGCCTTCGGGATGATGCTGCATATTGGAGTGCCTTTTGTAATGACTGTGGCTAACTCCCCCTTCTTGATATTGG GTATTGGTGTTGATGACATGTTCATCCTCATATCCTGCTGGCAGCAGACCAACGTTCACGCCCGGGTGGAAGACCGCTTAGCAGACACATACAAGGAGGCGGCCATTTCCATTACCATCACCACCCTGACGGATGTGTTAGCCTTCTACATCGGGCTCATGACTCCATTCCGTTCTGTGCAATCCTTCTGCCTGTACACCAGCACGGCCATCTTGTTCTGCTTCCTTTACAGCATCACCTTCTTCGGGGCATTCCTCGTACTGAATGGGAGGCGTGAGAACAGCAACAAGCACTGGCTGACGTGCAAGGAGGTCCCAGAAGATTGCCCCGTGGGTCGCTCAAAATGGTACGACCTGTGCTGTGTGGGAGGAGCTTACGACCGCCATACTGGAGCAGAGGAAGTACAGCCCATGAATCACTTTTTTAAGAAGCACTACGGCCCTTTTCTGGTAAAGCCCTGGACCAAGGTGTGCGTAATCCTGCTCTATTCAGTTTATTTGTCCATCAGCATTTATGGATGCTTCCAGATACAGGAGGGTATTGACCTTCGCAATTTAGCTGCTGATGATTCATATGTGAATAGGTATTATGATGATGAAAAAGCCTACTTTTATGAGTATGGGCCAAATATCATGGTAATCATAAGGGGTGAATTTGCATACTGGGAGGAAAAAAATATGTTGGATCTTGAATCTTGTGTAGAGGACTTCAAAAACCTGTCCTTTATTGAGAAAGACATCTTTACATCCTGGCTGAAATCGTATAAATATTATGGGTACCATACAAATCTGAATTTGAGTGTTGAAAATGTTTTCAAGACAAACCTAAGTTCGTTCCTGAGATCCTACTCTGACTTCAAGCAAGACGTAAATTTCACGAATAATTCCATCCGTGCCTCACGCTTCTTCATCCAGACTGTCAATATCACTACTGCCATTGATGAAATGAACATGTTAAACAATCTGCGAGATACTGCTAGGAGATGCTCTGTCCCGCTACTGGTATATCACCCTGTCTTTATATACCATGATCAGTACGCTGTCATAGTGAGTAACACCGTTCAGAATATCTCCGTCACCACAGCAGTCATGTTATTGATCTCCCTCCTACTGATTCCAAACCCGCTCTGTTGTCTGTGGGTGACGTTCTCCATCGCTTCTGTCATTGTGGGCGTCACTGGTTTCATGGCATTGTGGGATGTTAATTTAGACACCATATCCATGATCATTCTTGTTGTCTGCATTGGATTCTCCGTGGACTTCTCCGCACACATTTCCTATGCCTTTGTTTCCAATAAGAAGCCAACTGCAAACGAGAAAGCCGTGGAAGCGCTGTTCCATTTGGGCTATCCCATACTTCAGGGTGCTTTGTCAACCATACTGGGCGTGATAGTGCTGTCTGCTTCCAAGAACTACATCTTCAGAACCTTCTTCAAGATCATGTTCCTTGTCATCTTTTTCGGACTGTTCCATGGCATAACTTTTATCCCTGTCTTTTTGACATTCTTTGACTTTTTCAGCAGCAACTCAGGCAATGTCAGCCCTCAGGAGAAAAGGGCGCtggaaaaccaagccatgaccaACTGCCAGCCCAAAAACATCCAAGAGAAAGCCATTGATCACGACAAGCAAATCTATGACAATCACACCTTCCTGCCAGACAATCAGCAATTATTCCCAACACAGCCCTGTCCCtcagtctggacactgactgtcaacacccATCCCACCCAAAGTGGTCAGATGTGCATGGCAAGCACAGTTCCCATGTTCAGAGTTGATAGTCAAACATATGAAGTTCAGATGTACACAACTAGTAATGACGCTGTCACGGTCAATTGCAACCAAAATCTGGGGTCTGGTGAACATCATTGTGTGATTGGAAATAACCAACCACCAGTTTTACAGGAGTGTAATGCCCCGGTTATCAATTGCTCTGATTCTGCAGATCCTGTTCCTTGA
- the LOC139531842 gene encoding phthioceranic/hydroxyphthioceranic acid synthase-like, giving the protein MPVRFLQFLTGVKMEDAEDDIAVVGIGCNFPGGEGLDSFWKVLLEGKNCTVPIPTERFDCSQWYDPDDNKVGKSRTAKAALIDGFNQFDHKFFGITETEVEQMDPQQKYLLQCTYRALENAGIPMEKASGTRTGVFLGLMNRDYEQSAGSVNPNIINHCTGTGLAMSLASNRVSYVFNFTGPSMSIDSACSSSLVALHFACQAIRQGDCEMAICGGVSCIIQPRVFVALSKAKMISPEGTSKPFSSRADGYGRGEGCGVILLKPLKQALKENDHVWGIIRKTAVNQDGRTVTPITKPSMVQQEELLRRIYSQSDLSTVQYIEAHGTGTPVGDPIEASSISKVIAKARPPGSETLRIGSVKGNIGHTESAAGVAGLIKVLLMMKHEIIVPSLFYSEDSASIDAKALNVKVPTEAEKWGDSVERVAGINNFGFGGTNAHVIVKQHKQSQVSRKSGRKAHKYFVLSASSEKSISMMMEDTIQQIDKDNKVDLEALAYTSACRRSHLKHKYKKAFRTSSLVDLKDQLKSALSKTPYPSYSDPRLIFVFCGNGVTYQGMCKELLKHEPVFREKIREVEILFQMFNNMSILERLESESGSKDFSKPDVVQPLLFAIQVGIASLFKHWGIKPDAILGHSVGEVAAAHCSGLLSLEDAVKVIYFRSTLQSKVTGGKMLVVSNMAVSEVLNLLPPYLNKVCLAASNSPQSCTLAGDADAIDSLHQKLSSSVKSNNLFLHVLDVPAAYHSQMMDPILSQIEDSIGSLQVNHVDTELFSTVTGKEVEQPDFSTGKYWARNIREPVSFEQAVRSATKDKKNVVFVEIGPRRALQRNIQETLGNDTIVMSSVQPEKDHETMLTTVSKLFESGVQIDWDQFYRGCEASPTHFPVYQFDSTQRDVIIPASKINTAGTHPVLTQTGSEGNSFSCDLFSDSVSYLHEHKHNGVAIVPGAFYTELGLSAFMLSAKPKVPLNTLQISISFQNPFVFTKNAPEMKVQLEPAEDETHIKIHSSSSTYASGTIVCKQERLVEEQNISLSSIYKRCKSVVSSEEFYNIGHGGFQYGTVFQNKGDVHYGEDFKEAFSVVTVPEELLSQLHDYCIHPVVLDFLMQLAPVTVAHGFSSRPGFPAKIGSLTVFEPLQKEMIVYVRAIDVGVDHFEVCGCFTDKEGRILVELKHVMIKYLGSHSRVVEEYFFHNDFRVVSEDIKSSQARKALVFSDQVGVSKAMQPHLSSMSKYIPFAHAKEFLNRGFPTLLANLNISDIKKNFEEVLFMWGDEELTSVKTETVLENIVNCCEIFRQIVLELRASHFPNSIRVITYRSAENTVDRISPGFVLSGMTRACAAEMADLSFQLIDISSVSTEDIRALSEVLKSYPCSKYQELVVKDGMIFKSDIVHTPMESIESSGGSMPSSMSEACIFQTADPYRMTSLSAISCEVKKKDIQQKSVEIQLSKISVHSSDYFPVSVSDLHFGKTIYWNKHTSQNHQLLALDFSGTVTAVGKDVSKLKVGDHVVSCYPVLASSAIMIPEEACYKTKRLPFLKEAPCVSYFVLAWEILYKALTRVKEQRRLGIISSVPDSGLLKVLAQTANKSGWNVIVGTQCNGLFVKADKMDAFVLLPPFDESLLAKAGNFPGVRHIVIVCESQSQCLLAQSVFQNVKDSVRMQTLQMSSIIQRGSLIAQKPHIYRWLKSMHLDRKSFVLEHSTFQRLTSGSIDFLPVEESESYFSSKTLPVVALGKDDSRGTLSKIPLLPKPNQLFQKNSMYIVTGGLTGLGFETVKFISQKGGEYIVILSRSSPTPDIQQEICNLEKQYSAHIICMGCDVSVSEHVLRAIGLIGKKFPSCPIRGVFHSAVVLHDGLIETLDKSLYEKVLKPKVNGALNLHHATKHCKLDYFVCYSSVAAFIGNVSQTNYAAANSFLDIFCHYRRNIGLAGQSINWGPLNLGLLLNKDHFQRFLEAKGLMVMDVTEIRESLEQCLQLNKPQQAICKFNFKNMKYNVMSQNASLTMRMTALVEEAMQKAKLKESRSGHNAASSSPSGYIRSVLSETIGVDKNELNDDSPLSALGIDSMLAMTLQNLIFQERGVNVPLVKLLDPNSTLSTLISNLMEGTEGESQNDDQKEGMIDDMFTRL; this is encoded by the exons GTTCAATCAGTTTGATCACAAGTTCTTTGGCATCACTGAAACGGAAGTGGAACAAATGGATCCCCAGCAAAAATACCTTCTTCAGTGTACGTACAGGGCTCTAGAAAATGCTGGGATACCAATGGAGAAGGCCAgtgggaccaggacaggggtgtTTTTGG GGCTAATGAACAGAGATTATGAACAATCTGCTGGAAGTGTCAACCCAAATATAATCAACCACTGCACCGGCACTGGACTAGCTATGAGTTTAGCATCCAACCGAGTCTCCTACGTCTTCAACTTCACTGGACCCTCAATGTCCATTGACAGTGCCTGCTCTTCATCCCTTGTTGCACTTCATTTTGCTTGTCAAGCCATAAGACAAG GTGATTGCGAGATGGCCATTTGTGGTGGTGTCAGCTGTATCATACAACCACGAGTCTTTGTCGCTCTCAGCAAAGCAAAGATGATTTCCCCTGAAGGCACCAGCAAACCTTTCTCCAGCAGAGCAGATGGCTATGGCAGAGGAGAGGGATGTGGGGTTATTCTGCTGAAGCCACTGAAACAA GCTCTCAAAGAAAATGACCATGTATGGGGCATCATAAGAAAAACTGCTGTAAACCAAGATGGCCGCACAGTCACTCCAATCACCAAGCCATCCATGGTCCAGCAAGAGGAGCTGCTCCGCAGAATCTACTCACAGTCTGACCTGTCAACTGTCCAGTACATAGAGGCTCATGGGACTGGAACTCCAGTGGGGGATCCCATAGAAGCAAGCAGCATCTCCAAAGTCATTGCCAAAGCCAGACCTCCAGGTTCCGAGACACTCCGCATCGGCTCTGTGAAAGGCAACATTGGACACACAGAATCTGCAGCTGGAGTGGCAGGGCTAATCAAGGTACTACTAATGATGAAGCATGAAATCATTGTCCCTTCACTGTTCTACTCTGAGGATAGTGCCAGTATCGATGCTAAAGCCTTAAATGTTAAGGTTCCCACTGAAGCAGAAAAGTGGGGAGATTCTGTTGAAAGGGTTGCAGGGATAAATAACTTTGGTTTTGGAGGAACAAATGCACATGTTATTGTCAAGCAACACAAGCAGTCACAGGTCTCTAGAAAGAGTGGTAGAAAAGCACACAAGTATTTTGTCCTCTCTGCGAGTTCTGAAAAGTCTATCAGTATGATGATGGAGGACACAATTCAACAGATAGACAAAGACAACAAAGTTGATTTAGAAGCTCTTGCATACACTTCCGCTTGTAGGAGAAGTCACTTAAAACACAAATACAAGAAGGCTTTCAGAACTTCCTCTCTGGTTGATCTAAAAGATCAACTCAAGTCTGCCCTGAGTAAAACTCCCTACCCCTCATACTCAGATCCAAGGTTAATATTTGTCTTCTGTGGTAATGGTGTGACCTACCAAGGCATGTGCAAGGAGCTCCTGAAACATGAGCCTGTGTTCAGAGAGAAGATCAGGGAGGTGGAGATACTTTTCCAAATGTTCAATAACATGAGCATCTTAGAAAGACTTGAGAGTGAGTCTGGGAGTAAGGACTTTTCAAAACCAGATGTTGTACAGCCCCTCCTCTTTGCCATTCAGGTTGGCATTGCCAGTCTCTTCAAGCACTGGGGCATCAAACCAGATGCAATTCTTGGCCACTCTGTTGGAGAGGTTGCTGCTGCCCACTGCTCTGGTCTCTTGTCCCTTGAGGATGCAGTGAAGGTGATCTATTTCCGCAGTACTCTGCAGAGTAAGGTCACAGGAGGGAAAATGCTTGTGGTCAGTAACATGGCCGTGTCAGAGGTCTTGAACCTCCTTCCCCCCTACTTAAATAAGGTTTGCCTGGCTGCTTCCAACAGCCCACAGTCCTGCACACTTGCAGGTGATGCTGATGCTATAGACAGTCTCCATCAAAAGCTAAGCAGTTCAGTCAAGAGTAATAATCTATTCCTCCATGTTCTAGACGTCCCTGCTGCATACCACAGCCAGATGATGGATCCCATCCTCTCTCAAATAGAGGACAGTATTGGCTCTTTACAGGTGAATCATGTTGATACAGAATTGTTCTCCACAGTGACAGGGAAGGAGGTAGAGCAGCCAGACTTCAGCACAGGCAAATACTGGGCCAGGAACATTCGAGAGCCTGTTTCATTTGAACAGGCAGTGAGATCAGCAACCAAAGACAAGAAGAATGTGGTCTTTGTGGAAATAGGCCCTAGAAGGGCTCTACAAAGGAACATCCAGGAGACTCTGGGAAATGACACCATAGTTATGTCCTCAGTGCAGCCAGAAAAAGATCATGAGACAATGCTGACCACTGTGTCCAAACTGTTTGAGTCTGGGGTTCAGATCGACTGGGATCAATTCTACAGAGGCTGTGAGGCATCACCAACACATTTCCCTGTGTATCAGTTTGATTCCACTCAGAGAGATGTTATCATTCCTGCATCAAAGATAAATACAGCAGGTACTCATCCTGTGCTAACTCAGACAGGAAGTGAGGGCAATAGCTTTAGCTGTGATCTGTTTTCTGACTCAGTATCTTACTTGCATGAGCATAAACACAATGGTGTTGCCATTGTCCCTGGTGCTTTCTATACTGAGTTGGGTTTGTCTGCTTTCATGTTAAGTGCCAAACCAAAAGTGCCACTCAACACACTGCAAATCAGCATCAGCTTTCAAAACCCATTTGTTTTCACCAAAAATGCACCAGAGATGAAAGTGCAACTTGAACCAGCAGAAGACGAGACACATATTAAGATACATTCTTCCTCTTCAACCTATGCATCAGGCACAATAGTGTGCAAGCAAGAAAGACTAGTCGAAGAGCAGAACATTTCGCTAAGCTCTATCTACAAAAGGTGCAAGTCAGTGGTGAGCTCTGAGGAGTTTTACAACATAGGTCATGGCGGGTTTCAGTACGGCACTGTTTTCCAGAACAAGGGTGATGTACACTATGGTGAAGACTTTAAGGAGGCTTTTTCAGTTGTCACAGTTCCAGAGGAATTGCTGTCTCAGTTGCATGACTACTGTATTCACCCTGTAGTTCTAGACTTCCTGATGCAACTCGCTCCTGTTACAGTAGCACACGGATTCTCTTCCAGGCCTGGGTTTCCTGCCAAAATAGGCAGCTTGACAGTCTTTGAACCTCTGCAAAAGGAAATGATTGTTTATGTGAGAGCAATTGATGTAGGAGTTGATCACTTTGAAGTATGTGGTTGCTTTACAGACAAAGAGGGAAGAATATTGGTTGAGCTTAAGCATGTGATGATCAAGTACCTTGGGAGCCATTCACGTGTTGTTGAGGAATACTTCTTCCACAATGACTTCAGGGTTGTCTCTGAGGATATCAAGTCCTCTCAGGCACGAAAGGCCTTGGTCTTTTCTGACCAGGTAGGAGTTTCCAAAGCCATGCAGCCACACTTGAGCTCAATGTCTAAATACATTCCCTTTGCACATGCTAAGGAGTTCTTAAACCGTGGATTTCCCACACTTCTGGCAAACCTTAATATCTCAGATATCAAGAAAAACTTTGAAGAGGTCTTGTTTATGTGGGGTGATGAAGAACTCACTTCAGTCAAAACCGAGACTGTTCTGGAGAATATAGTAAACTGCTGTGAGATTTTCCGTCAAATAGTCCTGGAACTAAGGGCGAGTCATTTTCCAAACTCCATCAGAGTAATTACTTACCGGTCAGCAGAGAACACAGTGGACCGCATCAGCCCAGGCTTTGTCCTCTCAGGCATGACTAGAGCATGTGCTGCAGAAATGGCAGATCTTTCCTTCCAGCTGATTGACATCAGCTCTGTCTCTACAGAGGACATCAGAGCTCTGTCTGAGGTCTTAAAGTCATACCCTTGCAGCAAATACCAGGAGTTGGTTGTGAAAGATGGGATGATTTTTAAATCTGATATTGTGCATACTCCCATGGAAAGCATTGAGAGCTCTGGGGGAAGTATGCCCTCTTCAATGTCCGAGGCATGTATCTTTCAGACGGCTGACCCCTACAGAATGACTAGCTTGTCTGCCATTAGCTGTGAGGTCAAGAAAAAGGACATCCAGCAGAAATCAGTTGAGATTCAGCTCAGTAAGATATCTGTTCATTCCTCAGACTACTTTCCTGTCAGTGTCTCTGATCTGCACTTTGGCAAGACAATTTACTGGAACAAACACACATCTCAGAACCACCAGCTTTTGGCCCTTGACTTCAGTGGCACTGTCACAGCTGTCGGGAAAGATGTGAGCAAACTGAAAGTGGGAGACCATGTTGTCTCTTGCTACCCTGTTCTTGCATCCTCTGCGATCATGATTCCTGAAGAAGCATGCTACAAAACAAAGAGGCTCCCATTTCTAAAGGAGGCTCCATGTGTGTCCTACTTTGTGCTGGCATGGGAAATATTGTACAAAGCGTTAACTAGAGTCAAAGAACAGAGAAGGTTGGGGATCATCTCCTCTGTTCCTGATTCTGGTCTGCTCAAGGTATTAGCCCAAACAGCAAACAAATCAGGATGGAATGTCATTGTAGGGACACAGTGCAATGGGCTGTTTGTAAAAGCTGATAAAATGGATGCATTTGTCCTCCTTCCGCCATTTGACGAATCTCTGTTGGCAAAAGCAGGCAATTTCCCTGGTGTTAGACACATTGTCATTGTCTGTGAATCCCAGTCCCAGTGCTTGCTGGCACAGAGCGTTTTCCAAAATGTGAAGGATAGTGTTCGAATGCAAACCCTTCAAATGTCCAGCATCATACAAAGGGGATCACTCATTGCCCAGAAGCCACACATTTATCGTTGGCTCAAGTCCATGCATTTGGACAGGAAGTCATTTGTTCTGGAACACTCTACCTTTCAAAGGTTGACATCAGGAAGCATTGACTTCTTGCCTGTTGAGGAGTCTGAATCGTATTTTAGCTCAAAGACCCTGCCTGTTGTGGCACTAGGTAAAGATGATTCCAGAGGCACACTGTCCAAAATTCCTTTGTTGCCTAAACCAAATCAGCTTTTCCAAAAGAATTCTATGTACATTGTCACAGGTGGCCTCACTGGGCTGGGATTTGAAACTGTGAAATTCATTTCTCAGAAAGGTGGAGAGTACATTGTCATACTCTCCAGAAGTAGCCCCACACCTGACATACAGCAGGAGATCTGCAATCTGGAGAAGCAATACAGTGCCCATATCATATGTATGGGATGTGATGTCTCTGTTTCTGAGCATGTGCTCAGAGCGATTGGTCTCATTGGCAAGAAGTTTCCCTCTTGTCCAATCAGAGGAGTGTTCCACAGTGCAGTTGTCCTGCACGATGGCCTGATTGAAACCCTTGACAAATCTCTGTATGAGAAAGTCCTGAAGCCCAAAGTGAATGGGGCTTTGAATCTACACCATGCCACGAAACACTGCAAATTGGATTACTTTGTGTGCTACTCCTCTGTTGCAGCTTTCATTGGCAATGTCTCACAAACAAACTATGCAGCAGCCAATTCATTCctggacatattctgtcattatAGACGGAATATTGGACTAGCTGGGCAATCCATCAACTGGGGGCCTTTGAACCTTGGTCTCTTGCTGAACAAGGATCATTTCCAAAGGTTTCTTGAGGCAAAGGGATTGATGGTGATGGATGTTACAGAGATTCGCGAAAGTCTGGAACAATGCCTCCAGCTAAACAAACCTCAACAGGCTATATGCAAGTTCAATTTCAAAAACATGAAGTACAATGTCATGTCTCAAAATGCCTCATTGACCATGCGTATGACTGCATTAGTGGAAGAGGCAATGCAAAAAGCCAAATTGAAAGAGTCCCGGTCTGGACATAATGCTGCTTCCTCCTCCCCAAGTGGTTATATCAGATCTGTACTCAGTGAAACAATCGGTGTTGACAAGAATGAGTTGAATGAcgattctcctctctctgccttagGCATTGACTCAATGTTAGCCATGACTTTGCAGAACCTCATCTTTCAGGAGAGGGGAGTGAATGTGCCACTGGTTAAATTGCTGGACCCAAACAGCACACTGTCGACATTGATATCAAACCTGATGGAGGGCACTGAGGGTGAATCCCAGAATGATGACCAGAAAGAGGGCATGATAGATGACATGTTCACAAGACTATAG